A stretch of DNA from Sulfurovum zhangzhouensis:
GAGTTTATGAAACGTAAAAAGAAAAATACGCTTATTGCTGAAAAAAATGAAGAGAATACAAAGCAACAACGGAATAAAAGCGGCAAAAAAGGTAAAGACGAAGGTGATTCCCTATCCGAGTTTAAAAAAGAGATCAAAGAGGCATTTAAACGCTATAAATAATGTTAAAACTTGCACTAAACTATCGTCCCAAAACCTTAGATGAGATCATCGGTCAAGAGAATCTACTCGGCAAAGATGCGATACTTCGAAAAATGGTCGAAAAAGATGCGCTCTCTCACATTTTTCTCTATGGACCTCCAGGATGCGGTAAAACTACTTTAGCCAGAGTCATTGCTTCTACCCTTGATAAGCCCTTTTACGAGCTTAATGCCACGACCATGAAGATCGAGGAGCTTCGGACCATCTTTAAGAACTATACGAATGCTTTGCAGAAACCTCTGATATTTATTGACGAGGTACATAGGCTAAGTAAGAACCAACAAGAGGTGCTTCTCCCTTTTATGGAGTCACAGGCTGCACTGATTATCGGGGCTTCTACTGAAAACCCCTATTATTCACTTACTGCAGCAATGCGTTCACGTTCACATCTATTTGAACTGAGCTCTATTGATGCATCCTCAATGAAAACCTACCTTCGAAAAGTGGTTCAAAAGGAGAACATCTCTATTGATGAAGATGCATTAGAGTACGCTGTTTTCTCATCAAGCGGAGACTTAAGGGCTGCACTCAACCTTATAGAAAGTGCACATATCGCCGGAGAGATCAGCCTTAATATACTCAAACAGATCCGTCCGCATGCTATGCAAGGGGGAAGCAGCGAGAGCGAAAGCCATTATGAACTGACATCGGCAATGATCAAAAGCATCAGAGGCTCAGATATCGATGCAGCACTCTACTATCTAGCACGACTCATTGAGGGAGGAGAACCCGCTGAGTTTATCGCCAGACGCCTGGCGATACTTGCTTCAGAGGATATCGGCAATGCCAATCCCAATGCACTCAATCTTGCGAGCTCTACACTATCAATCGTTAAACATATCGGTTATCCCGAAGCACGTATCTCACTGGGGCAACTCGTGATCTATCTTGCATCATCACCCAAATCAAATAGTGCCTATGAAGCGATCAACCT
This window harbors:
- a CDS encoding replication-associated recombination protein A — translated: MLKLALNYRPKTLDEIIGQENLLGKDAILRKMVEKDALSHIFLYGPPGCGKTTLARVIASTLDKPFYELNATTMKIEELRTIFKNYTNALQKPLIFIDEVHRLSKNQQEVLLPFMESQAALIIGASTENPYYSLTAAMRSRSHLFELSSIDASSMKTYLRKVVQKENISIDEDALEYAVFSSSGDLRAALNLIESAHIAGEISLNILKQIRPHAMQGGSSESESHYELTSAMIKSIRGSDIDAALYYLARLIEGGEPAEFIARRLAILASEDIGNANPNALNLASSTLSIVKHIGYPEARISLGQLVIYLASSPKSNSAYEAINLAQKAVKEGDIDPIPNHIKTHAKTYLYPHNYGGWVKQQYLLRPKSFYHTQQIGFEKTLYEWHQKIITPSSK